One stretch of Nicotiana tabacum cultivar K326 chromosome 18, ASM71507v2, whole genome shotgun sequence DNA includes these proteins:
- the LOC107766278 gene encoding putative peroxygenase 5 — MENNHEVTPLEKHVMFFDINNDGIAYPSQTFQAFRKMGRGIFRSMFAAVLIHITLSHKTRPGKCPSLFFPIVVKNIKYTIHGSDSGAYDSEGRFVPEKFEEIFKQHANQNAESSTHNEVKELLKAKGDPKDYFGWANASVDWNSLYDLGKNKDGILTKETVRAVYDGSLFEQKAREPASKK; from the exons ATGGAAAATAATCATGAGGTAACTCCTTTGGAAAAGCATGTCATGTTCTTTGATATCAATAATGATGGAATAGCTTATCCTTCACAAACcttccaag CTTTTAGAAAAATGGGGCGTGGTATTTTCCGGTCAATGTTTGCTGCAGTCCTCATTCATATTACTCTAAGTCACAAGACCCGACCG GGAAAATGCCCGTCTCTGTTCTTCCCCATTGTggtaaaaaatatcaaatataccaTACATGGCAGTGATTCTGGTGCCTATGACTCTGAAGGGAG GTTTGTGCCAGAGAAGTTTGAGGAGATATTTAAGCAGCATGCAAATCAAAATGCAGAATCCTCAACACACAACGAAGTGAAAGAACTTCTCAAGGCTAAAGGAGATCCAAAGGACTACTTCGGATG GGCAAATGCTTCTGTAGATTGGAATTCTTTATATGATTTAGGGAAAAATAAGGATGGCATACTGACGAAAGAAACCGTAAGAGCTGTCTATGATGGAAGCCTTTTCGAGCAAAAGGCAAGAGAGCCTGCTTCAAAGAAGTGA